The Cylindrospermum stagnale PCC 7417 genome segment CAAGGTAGTTCCTAGTGGGAGTTTGGTGGCTAATGTTTATATTACTAATCGCGATATCGGTTTTGTAAAAGCAGGACAAACTGTAGATGTGAGAATTGATTCTTTTCCGTTTCAAGAATATGGCGATATTCAAGGTGAGTTAGTTGAGATTGGTTCTGATGCTTTGCCTCCTGACCAGGTTTATCAGTTCTGGCGTTTTGCGGCTAAGGTTCGTCTGGATGGGCAAACTTTGCTGATTAATCAGCGCCAAGTTCCCTTACAATCTGGTATGTCTGTTAATGCCAATATTAAGCTACGTCAGCGCACTGTTATGAGTATCTTTACCGACTTTTTGGTGCAAAAGGCTGAGAGTTTAAAGTCTGTTCGCTGATGGGGCGACGAAATAGGTTAAAAAGCTTATGAGATAAAGAACGAAGCAATTTATGGTTGAAAAATATAGGTCTATTTTTGTCAATAAATCCTACCTATTTGTCAATAAGCCCTATCTGGAGAGCGATTTTTTTCGGGGGAGATGAGACTGGCAATGCGGTAAGATGACCCAATGTCAGATTCTGAGCTGTTATGTTCATAAACCTCTTTTTCTCTTTTAATTGCAGATAGTTATACTCAAATTTTTCAGTAAAAATTTCCGAAACTTCTCAATGGCTCACACCGCGTAAATGTTCTTTAGCCAACACGAGAATAGCACGAAGAACAGGAAAAAAAGTGTGATGGCTAGTTTCGGTTATTTTTCAGGTTAAATAACGATCGGGAAAAACTAGGGAAGAAAAATTCAAACCTCTTTTAGGTCGAGTTTAAATTTTCTGTAATCGTGAATAACTAAATGAAACCACTGGACATTCCCAGCATCGCCTTAATTGCCTGTTTGTATCAGGATTTGAATTTCTGCTTGAAGATTTGATCTGGCAGATGGTTCAGATATCTCAAACATTAAAGGCGTAAAGTAGATACGCGGACGCTGCAAAAATCGTTCTAAAATCTGCCTTCTACCTGCAATATAGTCCGCTTCTGATACCCAGCTATATTCCTGGCGAATGGCATTAGCGTATTCTTGATACTGAACTGGGTCAGCAGCCAAAATCGCTAAATCTGCATCTAGTAACACTTGGCTATCAAAGTCATCGGCGGCAGCTTGGTGCTTAGTTTGCAGAATTAAACGAGTGATATTAGTAATATTACTAGATGAAATTCCCAAGTTCCTCAGCACATCACTAGCATAGTCAGCACTTCTTTCTTCATTATCTTGAGCGTGAGTGTTATAGACTACATCATGAAACCAGGCGGCAAGTTGTACAGCAGGTAAGTTTTGGGCGCAGGCTTGTAAGGTGTCAATGGTGCTGAGGACGTGAGCAATGTGTTTTATTGTGTGATAATTGCGATGCCGTTCGCAGCTAGAATAAGCTTCAACTAGCCTAGTAAAGGCTTGCTTTGCTGCTACTTGGTCAACACCAAAGGGTTGGAGTGTGTGCTGCCAACGAGAAAATAAGGCATCTGTAGGGTTTTTTGTAGCCATACAATCTTATATTTCTGATTTATTTATTGAGAATATAAATTTGCAGCTAATCTCCAGAAATGTTTAGTAAAGCTTCAGGTTTTAAAAAGCACCGAATACAGAATACTGGTCGCTTTTTTATATCTGTATTTACTCTGATTCATCGCTGTTATCTATTTAATTTACAGTAACTATTGGGCAGTAACATTGATATCTTTAAATTAGGAAATTACTGGACATAAAATTACGTTTACCTATAAAACTTTATAATTTATCTTTAAACTTTACTATTCCTTGACATTAATTTCCTAACTCTCTTTTAGCATGGTGGAAGTACACTACTTGTGTCACTATCAAGGCGCTTTAGTGAATATGTAAATTCTCTTGGCACATCATGATTACAACAGCGGCACATTCTAAAAACTGGCTGCAAGGAAGTCGTTATAGTAATCGGGGAAGTGTTTATTTGTTCGCTCCGATGGTTAACTTCAATGTGATGGCTGAAGTTGGAGACACACCCCCCTGATCTGATGTGCTTGTACTTGCTTGGAAATTTCATGAATAATTCAACAATTACATCTCGATAAGAATGAGTAAATTTCACTCATATTTTGGCAGAGATCAAAAAGATGTAACTGAATTAAAATAAGTATTTTGATATTTTGTAACTAAGTATCTGAATTCTAATAGCTTGTCAAATTGCTAACTCATACACATCAAGAGTTATATATTTGATTTTGTGGCAAAGGATTAGACTTCGGTGCTAATGAGTCATGAAAATCAAAATTAATTGTTCTTATTTCCAAAAAAGTACACTACCAAATAATAATTAAATAATTAGCTATTATCCCTTTCTCGGTAACTGTGCGCGTACCTGCACAAGTTATCAAAAGCTGCTACGGCAAGTAAATCATGAAGGCTAGAGAATTTCATCTATCACCTTCTTTCCTTAGCTTGTACAAGGTTAGCCTGGGTAATGTGCTCTGGAAATAGGCAAACACACACTAACTCCTTGCACAATTTCTCTTTAATAGAAGATCCGAGAATAATACATCCTTAATTAACTGCACCTCTACTCTTAATAAGAAATCAAAGTATCTATCAGCTAAAAGATAGTAGGAGATTAAGTTAATGACTAAAATTACAGAAAACTTTACTGATAAGAGGCTCCATTTACCTTATTTGGATGGCTTGCGTGGATTGGCATCTCTGTACGTTGTTCTTGTCCACGTTGAACCATTAATTGCTGATCAATTATCTGTATTTTGGACTTTCTTTGTAAGAACCATGAAATATGGTGCATTTAGTGTTATCAGTTTTATTGTTCTTTCTGGCTATGTTTTAATGCTGCCAGTAGTTCGTTCTGAAAATAGCCAATTATCAGGAAGTTTTGTTAATTATATTAAGAGGAGAGCGCGGCGAATATTACCGCCTTACTATATGGCTTTATTCATCAGTATACTACTAGGAGGAGTTATTTTCCTCTTAGAGCAATTCACTGGTTTTCAATGGAATGAACAGGCAGGAATTGGCTCATTCTCTCCTAAGTTTTCTTTGATTGATGTTTTATCTCATGTGCTATTAGTTCATAATCTGAGTGGTAGCACATATTTAACTATTAACTCCCCTATGTGGACAGTGGCAACAGAATGGCAGATATACTTTTTGTTTCCGCTATTGTTGTTGCCTATATGGCGGCGTCTCGGATTATTATCAGTTGTCATTATCGCCTTTGTAATTGGCATAACACCTATATATTTGCTAAATGGATTATTTGAATCAGCCAATCCTTGGCTACTAGGCATCTTCTGTTTAGGAATGGCAGCAGCGGATATTGGATTTTCTCAAAAACCCAAGTTAGTGGCTATGAGAAATTCCCTACCTTGGGGAAGGCTTGCTATAATATTCACTTGTTTCGCTTTCTTAACTGAGTGGCGACGGCTAGGTTTGCATATATGGATTAATCAGAGTTTTGCTGGACTTGCCTTTGCTTGTTTATTTATTTCTTTTACCAAGTCTATAATTGAGGGCAAACGGCCATCTTTAGTACTAAGACTTTTACAACATCCTTGGGCGATCGCACTTGGTACATTTTCTTATAGTTTATATCTGATTCATGGGCCAGTTTTAGTATTCGTGCGTTACTTCTTATTTCATCTGCCAATTTCCCCAAATACGTTTGCGGCAGCATCTTACTTAATAGGTACGGTAATGTCGGTAGTCATTGCCTATTGGTTTTACTTATTTTTTGAGCGGCCATTTATGTCTAGTTTCTTAAAAAAGCGCAAAGTTAAAGATGCTGTGAGTTGACAAACAAAAAACGCAGAGGTGTGTATCCTCTGCGTCAAAAAACGTTAAAAAGTCTTATAACTTCGTCCCACACTCAGCACAGAAATTGTGATTGGGGGGGTTTTTCGAGCCGCAGTTACTACAATGCAC includes the following:
- a CDS encoding HD domain-containing protein; this encodes MATKNPTDALFSRWQHTLQPFGVDQVAAKQAFTRLVEAYSSCERHRNYHTIKHIAHVLSTIDTLQACAQNLPAVQLAAWFHDVVYNTHAQDNEERSADYASDVLRNLGISSSNITNITRLILQTKHQAAADDFDSQVLLDADLAILAADPVQYQEYANAIRQEYSWVSEADYIAGRRQILERFLQRPRIYFTPLMFEISEPSARSNLQAEIQILIQTGN
- a CDS encoding acyltransferase family protein encodes the protein MTKITENFTDKRLHLPYLDGLRGLASLYVVLVHVEPLIADQLSVFWTFFVRTMKYGAFSVISFIVLSGYVLMLPVVRSENSQLSGSFVNYIKRRARRILPPYYMALFISILLGGVIFLLEQFTGFQWNEQAGIGSFSPKFSLIDVLSHVLLVHNLSGSTYLTINSPMWTVATEWQIYFLFPLLLLPIWRRLGLLSVVIIAFVIGITPIYLLNGLFESANPWLLGIFCLGMAAADIGFSQKPKLVAMRNSLPWGRLAIIFTCFAFLTEWRRLGLHIWINQSFAGLAFACLFISFTKSIIEGKRPSLVLRLLQHPWAIALGTFSYSLYLIHGPVLVFVRYFLFHLPISPNTFAAASYLIGTVMSVVIAYWFYLFFERPFMSSFLKKRKVKDAVS